ATTCTATTGTGGTTGTTTAAGGTAAGACATCTTGATATTAAGCATCGATTTTATGTTGCGATGCTCTTTTGCTTTACAGCTGTTGCACTTGATTTAACACTGTTTCCTCTATCCAAATATTCTATGGGTGAAAATACCTTTGCACCAAATCTTGAATTCTTTCGCTTCATAACAGAAATATTAACCTATCGTTCTTGGCAAGTGCTTAAGTTAACAGTGTTTAATGTCTTGCTATTTATACCGATTGGATACTACGGGAAAAAGGTATTTAAGACCTTAAATAACTTCAAGTTGATTCTGTTATTTCTCATGTTTAGTTTGTTTATTGAAACCACTCAGGCATTGTGTTCATGGCTAGGGTATAGTTATCGAATCTTCGACGTAGATGATTTAATGGTGAATGTATTGGGAGGAATTATAGGGTTAATTCTCGCATACATCCCTTTTAAAATCGTGAAACGATGGATGGTTCCACCCTTTGTGATTAAATATCCAATCATTATTGATCTATTTGGTTTGGTTTTGATGATTGTCATGTGTTATCTTGGGAATCATATAATATATTAGGAAAAAAGAAAAAGGACGCATAGTTACGATTGAGG
This DNA window, taken from Erysipelothrix larvae, encodes the following:
- a CDS encoding VanZ family protein; protein product: MDFCFDCAAPDYQITTGILIYIGLYILLWLFKVRHLDIKHRFYVAMLFCFTAVALDLTLFPLSKYSMGENTFAPNLEFFRFITEILTYRSWQVLKLTVFNVLLFIPIGYYGKKVFKTLNNFKLILLFLMFSLFIETTQALCSWLGYSYRIFDVDDLMVNVLGGIIGLILAYIPFKIVKRWMVPPFVIKYPIIIDLFGLVLMIVMCYLGNHIIY